TCGCGTAGAGGACCGCCTCCTTCTCCTCGGCCAGCACCGGCGACTCGTCGCAGTGCCGCCACGCACACCATTTTTTCAGGAACTCCCGCACCTCTGCGAGGTCTTCTGCGTGCATCTCCTCGACGACAGGTTCGCAACTCCGCCTGAACCTGTTGAGGTGGCCGCGGATGGTGAGGTACTTCTTTCCCGGCAGGTCGTCGAGGTCTGAGGCAAGGTAGACATAGTCGGCGAAGTCACGGTCAGACCTGAAGGCGAGGCCGGGATAGAGGGCCTTCACCCAGTCCAGGGTCTCCTCGTCGAAGACATAGTAGGGGGCGGCGCAGCCCTCCCTGACGGCGAGGTCGAGAACCTCCTCCAGGGCCGCGGGGTCACGCGGTCCGATCGGCCCCCTGAAGGTCTTCTCCCCCTCGATCACGCTCATGATCACGACGCCGTCCCCGACGCGGGCATAGGCGTAGTGGGCATAGTGGTTCCAGCACATCATGGTCACGAAACTCATGTCAGAGTGCTGCTGCGGGTAGCGTGCATAGAGGTCGAGGAAAAAGGCCCGGTCCTCCAGGGTTACGGGTGTGAAGTCATCGAGTGTGAGCATATTTTTCTCCGAGGAGCATGGGCATGTGCCCCTCCATGGGTACGAAGCCGTGCCTTTCATAGAACGGTACGGTCCCTGGCTGTGCGACAAGGCCGATCCAGGCGACGCCCTTCTCCCTGCAGGAGGAGACGAGTTTTTCGACGATCGCGTCGCCGATCCCCTGGCCCCTGTATGCGGGGAGGACGACGATGTCCTGAAGATAGGCATCCGAGCACCCGTCAGAGATCGCCCGGCCCATGCCGACGGCGCG
The genomic region above belongs to Methanofollis sp. and contains:
- a CDS encoding phosphatidylglycerol lysyltransferase domain-containing protein gives rise to the protein MLTLDDFTPVTLEDRAFFLDLYARYPQQHSDMSFVTMMCWNHYAHYAYARVGDGVVIMSVIEGEKTFRGPIGPRDPAALEEVLDLAVREGCAAPYYVFDEETLDWVKALYPGLAFRSDRDFADYVYLASDLDDLPGKKYLTIRGHLNRFRRSCEPVVEEMHAEDLAEVREFLKKWCAWRHCDESPVLAEEKEAVLYAMDHFSDLGLSGLMIRVNGAIAAISVYDDLNPDTALIHFEKGLPDCEGVYKAVNQEAARLLAPDRTYINRESDVGVPGLREAKLRYHPHHMAEVYVAEKTDLEKRHQGRGEI
- a CDS encoding GNAT family N-acetyltransferase, with the protein product MDQEIALDIVSAWDAGEIVDLYRAGRWWQEEWSLDGIAPLIAGSFCFVVATDGGRAVGMGRAISDGCSDAYLQDIVVLPAYRGQGIGDAIVEKLVSSCREKGVAWIGLVAQPGTVPFYERHGFVPMEGHMPMLLGEKYAHTR